The segment CTGGATATAGGCAGAAACCTTCTCTCCCTTTTGTTGCCTGGCATTGAGGAACTTGCAATAGACATCATCTGAGCCCTCGGTTCTCCCGAAGgcatgatcaagggcctctaggcagtccttcacctTGACTCCAGGGTTACTGAgtttcagggtgcgaatcacatctaggGCTGGCCCCCTGAGGCACTCTACTAGTCGCCTTCTCTTTTCAGCATCAGGCAccgcccactcctgcagcatttcagtggtatgttcCAGCCAGGGTTCAAATGCTTCCTCCCCAGGTATTGGGGTGGGACCCCCAGAAAACAACCTCAGTTTACGATAGGGGCTTGACTCAGGGTGGGGTGGCATAACCTTCTCTAATGCTTGCCCCAAAGCCTTCACCCACTCATCAGGTGAAGGAGCACTCTCCCGGTGTGGGACTCCTGGGTCAAGGCCCAACAGACCTGGCATATCAGCCAAAGtctttccctctttccccaaaaaagccgacattttctttaaaaactctacatcaggggcagggactggtgagGGCTGGCTCCCAGTGGTTATCACCGTCCACTCACCACCTTCCACTGCTATCGTGCCTGGAACCTGTAGGGGTTCCACAGCCGATGGCAGCTCGCACAGTATAGCaaaagccccctcctccctcacaaaCATGCGCCCACGCATTTTGCACTTACTCAGGTACTCAGTGGATACCCTTAAGATAGGTTCTATTGCACCCTCATCAAACGCCTCCGGCACCCCCGTTACCAAAAGACAGTTCCTAGGGTTAATATTCATCCCCTTGCACCAGTCCTCTAGCAAGTGTAGGGCCATTATACAAACTGTAAaattttttacaaatatatcagatcaaaacaacaacaagaagattTTTAGGTTTTCCCAAGTTAATGAATCACCCAAgatgtgcttgcgaggggtactgacccagggatcccggacgagcccccaaagtctctgtccctgatcagtgcagccccagagttcaaaaggggggggtgagcagggtgttaaggggcaccttacgtgatccgaggccaacccggCTGCTTccccgtggggttccaccgcagccttaccacgaactgctccactccacccgcagtcccactcctgccgtcccacgaactgctctggcagctgctccgctcaccgacctgtgagccgcgccgctccgctccgctcaccgacctgtgagccaggccgctccgctccgctccgctcaccgacctgtgagccaggccgctccgctccgctcaccgacctgtgggccgcactgctccgctccgctccgctccgctcaccgacctgtgagccgcactgctccgctccgctccgctccgcccgtcccttgggccgctcccacaaggctctgctctgctcgctgctcctccagccgctccgctcgcccccgctaagctaagttagcttagcaatatagcttcaggctcccccactagttaacacagcctcagtgatctcagctcttaaatagctttagctctttcgtgatttcagctcttagtgatttcagctagtagtaggggagccccagtgctggtgcactatcagcccagagtgaattcagctcagcagtccgtaactagactcctaagggaatcaaagttagctctgacattcaacagtggagagaggaggaggtgcaattggtgtttcaggcccacaaaagggacccacaccaccaggtaccaatacctgcccccaacctctctcaattcactgggttttgtaacccatgccccttgacaagcaaatgctacttaggtaatggtgaatgactcactcagtccttctgtcatacaccagttccactggccttgattcacagaatcagggtaacaaaactttattcttcctgccccaataacagagaaactggggatcccacaccagccaaagtaaccactttgagttgctgttgtttcctgccaggcgagtgggtgtgcctatgcaaacaagatcagcccctggagttcttttccacactcgccataattcaccaccagatgtcagggtagagctcatcctgactctgcttacatttctAATTCATCATAATTTTCAGATTGTGTTGTAACTTGATCTTTCACCACTAACATAAATGAGCTGATGCTAAACTACAGGGGGTTAAGATGAACGTTTAAAAGTTTATCAAGGGGGAAAGTGGCATTAGAGAGAAAGTATGTGAGAGAAAGTGGCATTAGAGAGAAAGGGGGGGATGAAATTAATGATGGCTCAAAAGTAGCTGAGGtaccaaactttaaaaaaatatatatcttaaaAAGTCACTATATAGAGTGTAATTAAATGATGGATGTTAGCAGCATGGATCTATAATAAATTTTGGATTACAAATTGTTCAGATTGGTTTGCACTGAAGGGTTGATACAAATATGATAAATACAAAGGATTAAGTTAGAAGGACTTGAGAGACTAAACATCACTTCAATGAAATTCACGGATGGTACTCAGTTTTGTGAGACTCTGCCACCCTCAGAAATATTAAAGTAAACAGGAGCTAAGATTACTTGCCAGTTGGAAGAGGAGCACAGCAGACACTCAGCTATAAAATGGCTGCTGCTTAAGGGCAGCAACTGCTTGTATCTGCACATGTAAAGGAGCAGCAGCTCCTCGAAAGGTGTTCTGGGAAAAAGGTCCTAGAAAAATGCAATCCTGGAGAGATTTGGCAATATCAAGGCATACACACAAATGCTGATTCCTCTGTGAAACAGCCTCTATGGCCTTACCTGGTAATCTGACCAAAAACCCATTGTAGGCAAAGGAAAGACTCTCACAGACAAGTGGGACTAAATGGTAGAATAAATGGCCACACTGGGGTATTGCCATTCTCCAAAAAACTAGAGTgttggaaaaaatgggaaaggaaggaggcagagaagcaAGCAGTGTTGCTCCAAGCTAGGGTATGAAattcgggcggggggggggtctgtagccccccagtgcctcctctaAATGGCACCCTTGACTGCAAAATAACTCCGTTTCCTGGAGGTCTTTGTGTCTTGAACATCGTTGATAAGAACACTCTCGCTTGGCTTAACCAGATTGCATACACCAAATAAATAACTGTATCAATCTATTGCTTTCCAATGCCACATGGGACAACATACATTTCTTAGTACCAGTGAACAACAAATTAAGTCTCTAATGCTCAAGATTTTGTAAGGTATACATCTCATTACCCAGTACCAAATGGGGAAGTACTACAATGttggaactgtctttttgttgtgtgtttgtacagtgcctagcacaatgaggctccTAGAAACTACCAcgtacaaaaataaataaatatttcagacactaaaactagagagagagacacttctATTTAGTGCAGGGAGTGTCAGCTTCATGTGACTTATGGCACGAATATATAATGAAGCAAACATATCTATCTTTGCATTCTCCAGCTGTTGGGGTTGAATTGTTGTCCCAGTTACTATGAAATATATCTGCACTACCACCATCTGCTTTGGTACCACTGTTTAGAGATACATTGAGGTCTCTGGCAAAAAGCTGTCAGTTTCATTCCATACAACTGTCATTCCCTGGCTGACAATTAAACAATATACAAAGAAAATCTTATTAAGAGTTTGGCAGCATGTCACAGCAGACAACCTATTGAAACCCTGCCTGGTTTGTTGCTGTGGAGGCAGCCCAGAATACAGTCTTGGTCTTTATACCTTCTCTTTTGGCCTTGTTCTGGTAAACAGACAAGTTAGCCAGCGaaagtcagaaaaaaatatgGCTCTCACTTCAAAATGCCCAAtactttagtttttttttttttttttaaatttgagaaacaaataaaaaactaAAGGGGATTATTTGGGTTTCAGATATTTGCATGTATATAATTGCACCCAAATCTTGAAAATATATCTTGCTTTTTCAATTTAATGTAACTGGAAATCTGCTATTAACTAGAGGTTAATCCCAGACTGTGAAAAGAAATATGAAATGATAATTAGTTACTAGAACTAGGTATTTGGAGCTGCAACACCTGGCTGCCCAGCCATTTTCATTAGATGAGAATACATTTTCAAAGGCTCATTAACTTTGAGGAAATTGGTTAAATTTGTCAGGTTGGCAAGTAGAAACATGCTTGCTGAACTTTTGATAGATGAGATCATAATTAGGCATACACTGGTCTTATCAATTAAAGCTCATAATATTCATAAGTGTTTCAACATTCATCTTCAAAGCCTTGACAAAACTGACAAAGCAAAACTAGCTATAGtctgtatttaaaatgtaaagggcCACCGTTAATTTAAAATTAACacttctttatgaaaatattttacGTACTTATGTAACACCTATAaatgaaaaattagaaaaaaatattcctttGATAATTTGTTTACTTTGATAGCACCATGCATGCAATAGCTTTAACATTTCACCTGTATAGTCACCTACTTAACCAGTTTTCCCATTTATGTATTTGGATCTTTCCCACAGTATTAAGAAAGAGaacaatatctttaaaaataggaaaatccAATTATGTTTAACAGTCAGGAGATCCCAGGGACAGGTGGTATAGGACCTGAaagtattttaacttttttttttttaaattgactagaCTTCAGGATGACTGTATCTCTTTAAAATTGATATTATGTTTGTTTCTCCTAAGAGAAAGTTAAATCCTGCAGTTATTCCTCAGATTGTAAAGATGGAAGAGTCTCACTGTCATGGGGCCTGTACACCCAGTCACCCTGGAGTTGCGGCAAGGGCGTGATAACCCTGCGGTGAAGCCAAGGGGGTTATGCCCAGTCTTGGGGCCACATaacccaatggccagagtcaatgaaACTCCCCTTGTATGCAGGGAAGTGcagcccaatgaccagagtcagTAGGACTCCCCTTAGCATGGCTTAATGGgtggagtcaatgggacttccCTTGTCTACAGGGAAGTGAGACCCAATGACCAGAGTCAGTAGGACTCCCTTTAGCATGGCTTAATGGGTGGAGTTAATGGGACTTCCCTTGTCTACAGGGAAGTGAaacccaatggccagagtcaatagggcTTCCCTTGTCAGCAGGGAAGAGTGGCCCCGTGGCTGGAGTCAATACAACCACCCTTGACTATAgggtagtgtggcctagtgaCTGGAGTCAAGATAATCACCCTGGGATGCAGGGTGGTGTGGCCTAGTGACCAGTGCCTGGGGGGCTGtcaccagggtgtgtgtggctggccccagtaggggggcccaggcccacccaactccaccaggtcccgacccagggccctaacaatgGCAGAGTGATCCACCTCTAGATCATCGGGGAGTCCCACCGAAACACTCTGAccacatgggggtgggaggtaccactccctcaccctccctggatcacttcctaccGGCTATCCTGCAGCAGCAGTCCATAGGGTATCAGGGCCTCCAGGCTCCTCAGCGCTGGACGCTACCTGGGGTTCCAATGGCGGCAGAATTCTGGTCCAGGTCTCGGGCTCTTTGACTCCCGTAGGTAAGGGCTGTAAAACTCCTGGGCTGGAATCTCTACCAAGCGTCCTTTCTCATtggcagtcagcccagactgagctaggctgctcccttttatactgaagcagcagttggagcatgcccagcagggttgAGGTGGAGTGGCTTCGGCTGCTAAGAGCACTGCTTTAATCCCTTCTGCTCCAGTGCAGGGCCAGTCCACCCCGTCACACACCCCCACTCAAGAAGGCATCTGTCTGGTGTCCTTCTTTGTCCTCCTTCCTACCCCGCCTCGAAAAGAAATCTGCACTGGAGTGTGCCTTACCCAGTCAATGGAAGACCCGGAAATTATATGGCTGTAGGGAGAAATACCAAAACATGATCCGGGTGTTCGTGTCTTTCATGCTATTAAGCCAGCAAAGGGGCACGTGGTCTGTAATTAGTTGGAAGGGGTTCCCCAGTAAGTAATAATGCAGGGCCTCCACTGCCCACTTTAAGGCTAGTGCTTCTTTCTAATGGTTGAATATTGGATCTCTCTGGGGAACAGTTTCCGGCTTAGATATAGGACCAGGTGTTCTTCCACATCGACTTGTTGGGAGAGGATGGCCCTGAGTCCCATTTCTGAGGCATCCATCTGTAGGATGAAGGACCTTGTAAAGTCTGGGTATGTTAAAGCTGGCTCCTGGGCTAGCCATTCCTTCAGTGTCTGGAATGCTGCCTCGCATCTCTTGGACCACCGGACTTTCTGTGGTTGCGAGTTCTTGGTCAGGTCCGAGAGAGGGGCTGCCAGTGTTGTGAAAGCTGGTATGAACCGGCGGTAGTACCCTGCCAGTCCTATGAAGTGCCTCACTTGTCTCTTTGCCATGGGAGCAGGCCAGTCTTTTAGGGCTTGCACCTTATCTACTAGGGGCCGCAACTTGCCATCACCCACTGTGTACCCTAGATAGGTCACCTCCTGTTCACCAAGGTGACATTTGGCTAGGTTTGCCATGAGCCTGGCCTCTTTTAGGGCTCCTAGCACATTGGTGACATGCTGGAGATGGTCCTCCCAGTTGGCGCTATATATCACGATGTCATCAATATATGCCGTAGCATACTGGTCGTGAGGCTGCAGGATAGAGTTCATTAACTGCTGGAAGGTGGCAGTGGCTCCATGCCGTCTGAAAGGCATTCTCACAAAGTGAAATAGGCCGAATGGAGTAGGGAAGGCAGTTTGGAGTAAGGGGTATTTGCCAATACCCTTTTGTCAAATCAAGCATGGACAGGAACATAGCACCTTCTAGCCTAACCAAGAGCTCCTCCACCTGGTGAATGGGGTACACATCAAAGCGGCAGATGGTGTTGACTTTCCGAAAGTTGATAGAAAAGCGGTGGTCCCGTCCAGCTTCAGGACTAGGACAATCGGGCTATGCCATTCGCTCCTTGATTCTTCCactacccctagttccagcatggTGTCTAATTCCCTCCTGATGGCCCCCGACATCTTCCTCAGGAGGGGTCAGTGGGTGTCACGGACCTTTTGGCCCAGTATAGTGGCTATATGGTGGTGTGTGACATCTGCCTGCCCAGCGCAGATGGATAAGACTTCTGGAAAGGCCTGCAAGACCCGCTGCAGCTGTTCCCACTGATCAGGGCTCAGCTCGGTGTCCATTGTGGCCAGCCCTGACTCTAGGGCTCCATCAAGAAGCGGTCCCAGTTTGGGCTCCAGAGGGAAAGGGGTAAAGAGCAGGGCCTCCCAAGTCTTCAGCAGGTTAATGTGGTATATACTTGTCTCTTTCCATTTCCCTAGTAGCCGGATCTTAGTCCACCGGTCCCACCCATCAGGTGACCTCATAGGGTCCCTGCCACTTGGCCATCTGTTTGGACTCCCGGGAGGGTAACAAGAGCAGGGCTCGATCTCCCAGCTTGAACGAGCGGAGTCTGGCCCTCTTGTTGTAGTGCTGTTCTTGTACATACTGAGCCTGTAACAGATTCCTCTGGGTGAAAGTCCCCAGAGTATGGAGATGCTCCCGCAGTTGCAACACATAGCAGATCACCCCCATGACCTGGGTCGATTATTCTTCCCAATCTTCCCAAGGTCGAGGATCCCCCAGGGTTACCGCCTATAGAAGAGTTCAAAGGGGGAGAAGCCAGTGGATGCCTGGGGTACCTCCTGCACAGCGAAAAGCAGGGCCAGAAGTAACATGTCCCAGTGCCAGGGGTCCTCTTCCACAAATTTATGGAACCGGGAGCCGGTGTAGTGTAGGATACTGCTCTGCGTAGGAATGTACTACACGGCAGCACAACCAGGCACGGGAAAGGTGCACTCTgctttctttcaggcagggacgTGGCTGGGCAAGGGAGGAGAcgcccggggggaggggtggcaggcgggggccagggcccgctccaggcagggctggggaagagacccagctccaaatattaGTGGAGCAGGGTCCCTAaacctgaatattcctggagcccgGGTGCCACAAAAGAATatagctggaaattgaagctagataaattcagactgaaaataaagtgtaagtttttaacagtgagtcaagtgagtaattaaccattggaacaatttaccaaggatcataaTCAACAATTTTAAATTCAAGATTGGACTCTTTTCTGAAAGATATGTTCctgaaattattttgggggaagttctatgatctgtgttatacaggagatcagaccaaATTATCAAAATGATGttttctagccttggaatctatcagTCTAAGTAACTCCATTAACATGTAAGTAACAGCAAAATATGGCCTTACTGTGCTCTACAAAACATTTTCTACAGTGCTCAGAATACTGCCTATGTACTCACTAGAGATTGTAACTACTGGCATTTTGGCACATTTTATACTAACACTGTTGTGTGACAGCTACATACTATAATTATATGCCAATAGTACAGTACTATAAAGGGACCAAATTCTTCTAACAACccactgtaactccattgattttaaccTGAGTACAATCAAGTAATTAGACATGTTAGCGACAAGTTGAACTGCAAAACTGTGGGTGTAAAATTAGAGGTCCAGGTTAAGGCCaggctgaaaatcaggctgcAAAGGTG is part of the Chrysemys picta bellii isolate R12L10 chromosome 2, ASM1138683v2, whole genome shotgun sequence genome and harbors:
- the LOC135981198 gene encoding paraneoplastic antigen Ma1 homolog translates to MRGRMFVREEGAFAILCELPSAVEPLQVPGTIAVEGGEWTVITTGSQPSPVPAPDVEFLKKMSAFLGKEGKTLADMPGLLGLDPGVPHRESAPSPDEWVKALGQALEKVMPPHPESSPYRKLRLFSGGPTPIPGEEAFEPWLEHTTEMLQEWAVPDAEKRRRLVECLRGPALDVIRTLKLSNPGVKVKDCLEALDHAFGRTEGSDDVYCKFLNARQQKGEKVSAYIQRLEKLLQRAIMRGAVAVGQMDRTRLAQIVRGIQYQNPILLHLRLRERQDNPPSYSQLIKEVREEEERQAAGEVWEVQSHPATGTTSTRTPKALMVNPQEELTQRVQVLTQKVAELENTIDSANTSRYKEPSTTTVQRTTFRTSAPTRQQGKRQSFFCYRCGQGGHIAARCQNAENPTLVYQKLRTTWGKSGNGPRAWEGSRLGLQGVEAPLERTMQPESHQD